One stretch of Burkholderia oklahomensis C6786 DNA includes these proteins:
- a CDS encoding RNA polymerase factor sigma-70, producing MQHARTAHDDPVYLAQLRHDLLRFARLQLRDADAAEDAVQEALAAAWAQAGRFDGQSSHKTWVFGILRNKLIDTMRARRRTINVSALDAELDGEALLDRELFSDNGHWAPHAKPRPWPKPETVLQQRQFWMLFEMCLDHLPEQIGRVFMMREFLDFAIDDICMELELKANHCSVLLYRARTRLRTCLTEKGLTTEDATGEM from the coding sequence ATGCAGCACGCGCGCACCGCGCACGACGATCCCGTCTATCTCGCACAATTGCGCCACGATTTACTCCGCTTCGCGCGCCTGCAACTGCGCGACGCCGATGCCGCCGAAGACGCTGTCCAGGAAGCGCTCGCGGCCGCGTGGGCGCAGGCTGGGCGCTTCGACGGACAGTCGAGCCACAAGACCTGGGTGTTCGGCATCCTGCGCAACAAGCTGATCGATACGATGCGGGCGCGGCGGCGGACCATCAACGTGTCCGCGCTCGATGCCGAACTCGACGGCGAAGCGCTTCTCGATCGCGAACTGTTCTCGGATAATGGTCACTGGGCGCCGCACGCGAAGCCGCGTCCGTGGCCGAAGCCGGAAACGGTCCTGCAGCAGCGGCAGTTCTGGATGCTGTTCGAGATGTGTCTCGACCATTTGCCGGAGCAGATCGGCCGCGTGTTCATGATGCGCGAATTCCTCGACTTCGCAATCGACGACATCTGCATGGAGCTCGAGTTGAAGGCAAATCACTGCAGCGTCCTGCTGTACCGCGCGCGGACCCGGCTGCGCACCTGTCTCACCGAAAAAGGCCTGACGACCGAAGATGCTACTGGGGAAATGTAA
- a CDS encoding replication initiation protein produces the protein MATKRAKKTDVDVVSASSAELRKAVEAIAIQPKNGKITLLTRKLFNVLLAVAQQADDSGDTYRALLSDIVANSAFDSNDTALVKEHLRRMVSVQVEWSTGTSSQKPGRKWGISTLIADAEILEDPATRRVWVEFSFAPKIKKKLLDPVQYARLSLQFQSQLRSSAGLALYEICVRYLTNPSHLTMREPWEWWRPILSGTPDTEAGDEAKREYKYFKRDYLRPAIAEVNAVTNIFVELVEHREGRRVAEIQFRVSERKQPMLALDEHPNVFDSTLVDRMVKIGIPLKEAQTLYADNEENRIRAALQLTEQRVRSTTLPPVRSAPALFKDALKKGYAPPVGTVETPPPASSGKLVAANAGRTGADDPKARLRSEYDAYRRKEAKQLYEEQGDAEREVARASFESDVLPALGSHLRDDWRRRGLDSKLVETAFFDWLAQKTWGEPTDGDLLAFTLSQSRAA, from the coding sequence ATGGCCACAAAGCGCGCCAAGAAAACCGATGTGGACGTGGTGAGTGCTAGTTCCGCCGAATTGCGTAAGGCCGTCGAGGCGATCGCAATTCAGCCGAAAAACGGCAAGATCACCCTCCTGACTCGCAAGCTGTTCAACGTGCTGCTTGCGGTCGCCCAGCAAGCCGACGATTCCGGCGATACCTATCGCGCGCTGCTGTCGGATATCGTCGCCAACTCGGCCTTCGATTCGAACGACACGGCGCTCGTGAAGGAGCACTTGCGGCGGATGGTGTCGGTGCAGGTCGAATGGAGTACCGGCACGTCGAGCCAGAAGCCCGGTCGGAAATGGGGGATTTCCACGCTGATCGCCGACGCCGAAATTCTCGAAGATCCGGCGACGCGGCGCGTGTGGGTCGAATTCTCGTTTGCGCCGAAGATCAAGAAGAAGCTGCTCGACCCGGTGCAGTATGCGCGCCTGAGCCTGCAGTTTCAGAGCCAGCTGCGCAGCAGCGCGGGGCTCGCGCTGTACGAAATCTGCGTGCGCTATCTGACGAACCCGAGCCATCTGACGATGCGCGAGCCTTGGGAATGGTGGCGCCCGATCCTGTCGGGTACACCCGACACCGAGGCCGGCGACGAGGCGAAGCGCGAGTACAAATATTTCAAGCGTGATTATCTGCGTCCGGCCATCGCCGAGGTGAACGCGGTGACGAACATCTTCGTCGAGCTGGTCGAGCATCGCGAAGGGCGTCGGGTTGCCGAGATCCAGTTCCGCGTGTCGGAGCGCAAGCAGCCGATGCTCGCACTCGACGAGCATCCGAACGTCTTCGACAGCACGCTCGTCGACCGGATGGTGAAGATCGGCATTCCATTGAAGGAAGCGCAGACGCTCTATGCGGACAACGAGGAAAACCGGATTCGAGCCGCGCTGCAATTGACCGAACAGCGGGTGCGCAGCACGACGCTGCCGCCCGTGCGCAGCGCGCCTGCGCTGTTCAAGGATGCGTTGAAGAAAGGATATGCGCCGCCCGTCGGCACGGTCGAAACGCCGCCGCCCGCAAGCAGCGGCAAGTTGGTCGCGGCCAACGCCGGACGGACGGGAGCGGACGATCCGAAGGCGCGCCTGCGCAGTGAGTACGACGCTTACCGGCGCAAGGAAGCGAAGCAACTGTACGAAGAACAAGGTGATGCGGAACGGGAGGTCGCTCGCGCGTCGTTCGAATCCGACGTATTGCCTGCGCTGGGTTCGCATCTGCGTGACGATTGGCGTCGACGCGGGCTGGACTCGAAACTCGTCGAAACGGCTTTCTTCGACTGGCTCGCTCAAAAGACCTGGGGTGAACCGACCGACGGCGATCTGCTTGCCTTCACGCTCAGCCAGTCTCGCGCGGCTTGA
- the arsC gene encoding arsenate reductase (glutaredoxin) (This arsenate reductase requires both glutathione and glutaredoxin to convert arsenate to arsenite, after which the efflux transporter formed by ArsA and ArsB can extrude the arsenite from the cell, providing resistance.): MITIYHNPRCSKSRETLALLETLNQTGEAIHVVEYLKQPPTVAQLKVLHRQLGRPVREMIRDNEALYKDLNLADADVSDAQLYDAIAEHPILLQRPIVVHGDKAAIGRPPEAVKSLFE; this comes from the coding sequence ATGATCACGATCTATCACAATCCCCGCTGCTCCAAATCTCGCGAAACGTTGGCGTTGCTCGAGACGCTCAATCAGACCGGGGAGGCAATCCATGTCGTCGAGTACCTGAAGCAACCGCCGACCGTCGCGCAATTGAAGGTGCTGCATCGGCAGCTCGGGCGTCCGGTGCGCGAGATGATCCGTGACAACGAGGCACTTTATAAGGACCTCAATCTCGCAGATGCCGACGTTTCGGATGCGCAGCTGTATGACGCGATTGCCGAGCATCCGATCCTGCTCCAGCGTCCGATTGTCGTGCATGGCGACAAAGCCGCGATCGGTCGCCCGCCAGAAGCAGTGAAATCTCTGTTCGAATAA
- a CDS encoding ParB/RepB/Spo0J family partition protein has product MKPSQFAKGFQARPDITTSEKRTALDRLNAIDGLVKSDAATPAAPAGKLPKKNIPVTIVETPPTTDSIDESSQYRAWRIENRYQPGQVIELPLKTIKPSPFNPRHFYLKSSIAELAVNLAKQGQQQAIHVIPDYDNPGSYFVSDGGRRVRALKEANKESVKAIVIDLPIGIQSYKLGYDLNVQRDSQTVFDNAVVWKRFLEESHFQSQKELAEHLGLDESTVAVALSIGKLPEAVMQEMVARPDRFGSNMAYQVGRYHTARGTDATLRLINKILSDDLSTRQVADIVKGRATTQESPKPASRQRYAQRHEIKLNGVSVGDLKSYGEDRLELRLRGLTREKRDEILQQLERMLLSN; this is encoded by the coding sequence ATGAAACCCTCCCAATTCGCCAAAGGCTTCCAAGCGCGCCCCGACATCACGACCAGCGAAAAGCGCACGGCGCTCGATCGACTCAATGCGATCGACGGCCTCGTCAAATCCGACGCCGCAACGCCGGCTGCTCCTGCCGGCAAATTGCCGAAGAAGAACATCCCTGTCACGATCGTCGAAACGCCGCCGACCACGGACTCGATCGACGAATCGAGCCAGTATCGCGCGTGGCGAATCGAAAACCGCTATCAGCCCGGCCAGGTGATCGAACTGCCGCTCAAGACGATCAAGCCGAGCCCCTTCAATCCGCGGCACTTCTATTTGAAATCGTCGATCGCGGAGTTGGCCGTCAATCTAGCGAAGCAAGGGCAGCAGCAAGCGATTCACGTCATCCCCGATTACGACAACCCCGGTTCCTACTTCGTCAGCGACGGCGGGCGCCGCGTCCGCGCATTGAAGGAAGCGAACAAGGAATCGGTCAAGGCGATCGTCATCGATCTGCCGATCGGCATTCAGAGCTACAAGCTCGGCTACGACCTCAACGTCCAGCGCGACTCGCAAACGGTCTTCGACAACGCAGTCGTCTGGAAGCGCTTCCTCGAGGAAAGTCACTTCCAGAGCCAGAAGGAGCTTGCCGAGCATCTCGGACTCGACGAGTCGACAGTCGCCGTCGCGCTATCGATCGGCAAGCTGCCGGAAGCCGTGATGCAGGAAATGGTCGCGCGCCCGGATCGCTTCGGTTCGAACATGGCGTATCAGGTTGGCCGCTACCACACGGCGCGCGGCACCGATGCGACGCTGCGCCTCATCAACAAGATTCTGTCCGACGATCTCAGCACCCGTCAGGTGGCTGACATCGTGAAGGGAAGGGCGACCACGCAAGAAAGCCCGAAACCCGCGAGCCGACAGCGATATGCGCAACGGCACGAGATCAAGCTCAACGGCGTGTCGGTTGGCGATCTGAAGTCGTATGGCGAGGATCGCTTGGAACTGCGGCTGCGCGGCCTGACCCGAGAAAAGCGGGATGAGATCCTGCAGCAGCTCGAGCGGATGCTGCTGTCGAACTGA
- a CDS encoding zf-HC2 domain-containing protein → MLLGKCKDITRLLSDALDRPMSLDERLRVRVHLPACSGCRNYRMQIRLLREAARVAGGNETERGE, encoded by the coding sequence ATGCTACTGGGGAAATGTAAGGACATCACGCGGCTGCTGTCGGACGCACTCGATCGTCCGATGTCGCTCGACGAACGGCTCCGGGTGCGCGTGCACCTGCCGGCTTGCAGCGGTTGCCGCAATTACCGTATGCAGATTCGCTTGCTGCGGGAGGCGGCGCGCGTCGCGGGCGGGAACGAGACGGAACGGGGCGAGTGA
- the parA gene encoding ParA family partition ATPase → MHLGAAFHEKGRRVLVIDADGQNTLVHWSSASAGSETGIPFPVVNLAEAGGQIHREIKKFISDYDIIIVDCPPSITEKVSGVVLLAATIAVIPTSSSPADYWSSVGLVKLIQQAQVMNEDLRAVFLLNKTEEKRMLTRELKRALEELGFPLLKTQIPTREAYKQAMALGQTVLQMNDRGAKLAAAEIRACADEIVAMLP, encoded by the coding sequence ATGCATCTCGGCGCCGCATTCCACGAAAAAGGACGACGCGTCCTGGTGATCGACGCCGACGGCCAGAACACCCTCGTTCATTGGTCCAGCGCCTCCGCTGGCAGCGAAACCGGCATCCCGTTTCCCGTCGTCAACCTCGCCGAGGCCGGCGGACAGATCCACCGCGAAATCAAGAAGTTCATCAGCGACTACGACATCATCATCGTCGACTGCCCACCATCGATTACCGAGAAGGTGTCCGGCGTCGTGCTGCTCGCCGCGACGATTGCAGTGATTCCGACTTCGTCGTCACCGGCGGACTATTGGTCGAGCGTCGGCCTCGTCAAATTGATTCAGCAGGCACAGGTGATGAACGAAGATCTCCGCGCCGTGTTCCTGTTGAACAAGACAGAAGAGAAGCGGATGCTCACGCGCGAATTGAAGCGCGCGCTTGAGGAACTCGGCTTCCCACTTCTCAAAACACAAATTCCCACGCGCGAAGCTTATAAGCAAGCCATGGCGCTAGGCCAAACCGTCTTGCAAATGAACGACCGCGGCGCAAAGCTCGCAGCGGCAGAAATCCGTGCATGTGCCGACGAGATCGTCGCGATGCTGCCCTGA